The following DNA comes from Streptomyces sp. NBC_00690.
CCGGGATGCGGAGCTCTCCCTTGCTGAGCGGCCCCACGAGGTAGGGGAACTCGGTGAAGTTCTGGGCGAACCAGGTCGGGCGCAGGATCGTCCACTCCAGGCCCGAATCGCGCACGAGCTGCTCGGTCGCAAGGACGCTGCCACTGCCGTCGTCCAGTTCTTCCCACACCCGGGCGGAGAGCAGCACCAGTCGGCGCACACCGCCTTCGGTCGCCGCTGCCACGAAGTCCCTGAAGTCGTCGATCGCGCCCGGGTCCTCGGAGGTGACGGCATAGACCGCGTCTACGCCGCTCAGGGCGGGAGCCCAGGTGGTGCGGTCCGTCCAGTCGAAGCGCACCGCACCCGACCGGGAGGCCACTTTGGGGGAGAAGCCGCGGCGTTGGAGCACATCGGCGACCCTGCGGCCCGTCTTGCCCGTACCGCCGGTCACCAGAACCGAAGAAGGGGACGAAGAAGCA
Coding sequences within:
- a CDS encoding NAD(P)H-binding protein, with the translated sequence MTNSSASAPSVPSASSSPSSVLVTGGTGKTGRRVADVLQRRGFSPKVASRSGAVRFDWTDRTTWAPALSGVDAVYAVTSEDPGAIDDFRDFVAAATEGGVRRLVLLSARVWEELDDGSGSVLATEQLVRDSGLEWTILRPTWFAQNFTEFPYLVGPLSKGELRIPAGEGREPFVDLDDLAEVAVAALTEEGHNGRTYALSGPRAMTFGEAVAEIARASGLDLRYVPVTEEEYRAEAIAAGEPEEVAEIFVELFRHIREGRSEALSNGVREALDRDPADFSAYTGRTDFSVLG